The following are encoded together in the Mesoterricola sediminis genome:
- a CDS encoding vWA domain-containing protein — protein MMPGTFTHPALLAPALALAAVALLLGAWAQTRPGLGVRVVGQHPLAQGLGLALVLAGAGLGLAEPRWGTPEAPRLTVRILLDASRSMGVRDADGPAGATRTRWEAALADLDRLWSQPNPGILFSLDLLTGDALPLLPPGDDLKLLRDAPRAVTPGEIGSPGTSLGRGIPQAAAQAAPRAPEILLLLTDGEETWETEAAAIARASAPLRKAQVPLFARCYGKEEALPVGRAPGQDELLFSKAHPAFLAALAEACGGRALKPGEDLHDLFQSLAEGKTPLPMTRSRIPAHPEAGAWMALAGICIWLAAAGRPMRTWRPFLAVLVLLGAPAPARAGLPQSIQAWLAQSALERGDLQAADRWKPRGDRPAHRLLRAEIELRGKAPAAALTSLAPLIGQGAPRPLPPWRIPALLMAARAAMDLDRPDEARAFLERALIEQPGREEAIHNLQTLLRDPGPPPPPPRKPPPPPPSQASRQDELDGLKQRLPPKKPGGVKDL, from the coding sequence ATGATGCCCGGCACCTTCACCCATCCCGCCCTCCTGGCCCCCGCCCTGGCCCTGGCGGCCGTCGCCCTCCTGCTGGGCGCCTGGGCCCAGACCCGGCCGGGCCTGGGGGTGCGCGTGGTGGGCCAGCACCCCCTCGCCCAGGGGCTGGGCCTGGCCCTCGTCCTGGCCGGGGCCGGCCTCGGCCTCGCGGAGCCGCGGTGGGGCACCCCGGAGGCCCCCCGCCTCACGGTGCGCATCCTCCTGGACGCCAGCCGCTCCATGGGGGTCCGGGATGCGGACGGCCCCGCGGGCGCCACCCGCACCCGCTGGGAGGCCGCCCTGGCGGACCTGGACCGCCTCTGGTCCCAGCCCAACCCCGGCATCCTCTTCAGCCTGGACCTGCTCACCGGGGACGCCCTCCCCCTCCTGCCCCCCGGCGACGACCTCAAGCTCCTGCGCGACGCCCCCCGGGCCGTGACCCCCGGCGAGATCGGCTCCCCCGGCACGAGCCTCGGGCGGGGGATCCCCCAGGCGGCAGCCCAGGCCGCCCCCCGGGCCCCGGAGATCCTCCTCCTGCTCACGGACGGCGAGGAGACGTGGGAGACCGAAGCCGCGGCCATCGCCCGCGCCTCGGCGCCCCTGCGCAAGGCCCAGGTTCCCCTCTTCGCCCGCTGCTACGGCAAGGAGGAGGCCCTGCCGGTGGGCCGGGCCCCGGGCCAGGACGAACTGCTCTTCAGCAAGGCGCACCCCGCCTTCCTGGCCGCGCTGGCCGAGGCCTGCGGCGGCCGCGCGCTCAAGCCCGGCGAGGATCTCCACGACCTGTTCCAGAGCCTGGCCGAGGGCAAGACGCCCCTGCCCATGACCCGGTCCCGCATCCCCGCCCACCCGGAGGCCGGCGCCTGGATGGCCCTGGCGGGCATCTGCATCTGGCTGGCCGCCGCCGGGCGGCCCATGCGCACCTGGCGGCCCTTCCTGGCCGTCCTGGTCCTGCTGGGGGCCCCGGCCCCCGCCCGGGCCGGCCTCCCCCAGTCCATCCAGGCCTGGCTGGCCCAGAGCGCCCTGGAGCGGGGCGACCTGCAGGCGGCTGACCGCTGGAAGCCCCGGGGTGACCGCCCCGCCCATCGTCTGCTCCGGGCTGAAATCGAACTGCGGGGCAAGGCCCCCGCGGCCGCCCTCACCTCGCTGGCCCCCCTCATCGGCCAGGGTGCGCCCCGGCCGCTGCCCCCCTGGCGCATCCCCGCCCTTCTGATGGCCGCCCGGGCCGCCATGGACCTGGATCGCCCGGACGAGGCCCGGGCCTTTCTGGAGCGGGCGCTGATCGAGCAGCCCGGCCGGGAGGAAGCCATCCACAACCTCCAGACCCTGCTCCGGGATCCCGGTCCGCCGCCCCCGCCCCCGCGCAAGCCCCCCCCGCCGCCCCCCAGCCAAGCCTCCCGCCAGGATGAGCTCGACGGCCTCAAGCAGCGCCTGCCCCCCAAGAAACCCGGGGGCGTGAAGGATCTCTAG
- a CDS encoding NADH-dependent [FeFe] hydrogenase, group A6, with the protein MTETMITLTIDSETVQVPKGTTVLKAAEKLGIHIPRLCYHPKLSLEGSCRICVVQVEGFSSFLTACSHEVWEGMKVQTNSPEIRQARRDIVELLLDNHPMDCQTCDRDGICELQKQAYRLGVRERLFEGKRKRFPIDDASESVVRTPEKCILCGRCIRVCKEVQGVHNLSQHGRGFETVVGPANLGKMDDSACIQCGQCINVCPTAAFLEKDHTERVWQALALPRDVKHIVVQPAPSIRAAIGECFGMPIGTPVTGKLITALRRLGFDAVFDTNFGADLTIIEEANEFLRRMSGEGPLPLLTSCSPGWVSFLEKFYPEMIPFTSTCKSPMSMLSTLSKTHYAEKKGLRPDQVYMVAIMPCVAKKFEAARPEHAMEDGTPYTDAVLTTRELAWMIKSYGIDFQNLPDGEFDRPLGISSGAADIFGATGGVMEAALRTAAVKLTGDELGPLVFEDVRGVTGIKEATLTLDGKEINIAVSNGLTNAKTLLEAVKSGGKQYHLIEIMACPGGCVAGGGQPYPPFDMDVLDPQLPKLRAKALYQIDHDKQLRRSHENPAIEHLYQEFLGEPNGEKAHALLHTHYHARMPRGIK; encoded by the coding sequence ATGACCGAGACCATGATCACCCTCACGATCGACAGCGAGACGGTGCAGGTGCCCAAGGGCACCACCGTGCTCAAGGCCGCCGAGAAGCTGGGCATCCACATCCCCCGCCTCTGCTACCACCCCAAACTGAGCCTTGAAGGCTCCTGCCGCATCTGCGTCGTCCAGGTGGAGGGCTTCTCCAGCTTCCTCACCGCCTGCAGCCATGAAGTCTGGGAAGGCATGAAAGTCCAGACCAACAGCCCCGAGATCCGCCAGGCCCGGCGCGACATCGTGGAACTGCTCCTGGACAACCACCCGATGGATTGCCAGACCTGCGACCGCGACGGCATCTGCGAGCTCCAGAAGCAGGCCTACCGCCTCGGCGTCCGCGAGCGGCTCTTCGAGGGCAAGCGCAAGCGCTTCCCCATCGACGACGCCAGCGAGTCCGTCGTCCGCACCCCCGAGAAGTGCATCCTCTGCGGCCGCTGCATCCGCGTCTGCAAGGAGGTCCAGGGCGTCCACAACCTCAGCCAGCACGGCCGCGGCTTCGAGACCGTCGTCGGCCCCGCCAACCTCGGGAAAATGGACGACTCCGCCTGCATCCAGTGCGGGCAGTGCATCAACGTCTGCCCCACCGCCGCCTTCCTCGAGAAGGACCACACCGAGCGCGTCTGGCAGGCCCTGGCCCTTCCCCGCGACGTCAAGCACATCGTCGTCCAGCCCGCCCCCTCCATCCGCGCGGCCATCGGCGAGTGCTTCGGGATGCCCATCGGCACCCCGGTCACCGGCAAGCTCATCACGGCCCTGCGCCGCCTGGGCTTCGACGCCGTCTTCGACACCAACTTCGGCGCCGACCTCACCATCATCGAGGAGGCCAACGAGTTCCTCCGCCGCATGAGCGGCGAGGGCCCCCTGCCCCTGCTGACGTCCTGCTCCCCGGGCTGGGTGAGCTTCCTCGAGAAGTTCTACCCCGAGATGATCCCCTTCACCTCCACCTGCAAGTCCCCCATGAGCATGCTCAGCACGCTCAGCAAGACCCACTACGCGGAGAAGAAGGGCCTGCGTCCCGACCAGGTCTACATGGTCGCCATCATGCCCTGCGTGGCCAAGAAGTTCGAGGCCGCCCGCCCCGAGCACGCCATGGAGGACGGCACCCCCTACACCGACGCGGTGCTCACCACCCGCGAACTGGCCTGGATGATCAAGAGCTACGGCATCGACTTCCAGAACCTGCCCGACGGTGAATTCGACCGTCCCCTGGGCATCTCCTCCGGCGCGGCCGATATCTTCGGCGCCACCGGCGGCGTGATGGAGGCCGCCCTGCGCACCGCCGCCGTCAAGCTGACGGGCGACGAGCTCGGCCCCCTGGTCTTCGAGGACGTCCGCGGCGTCACCGGCATCAAGGAGGCCACCCTCACCCTCGACGGCAAGGAGATCAACATCGCGGTCAGCAACGGCCTCACCAACGCCAAGACCCTCCTCGAGGCGGTGAAGTCCGGCGGCAAGCAGTACCACCTGATCGAGATCATGGCCTGCCCTGGCGGCTGCGTCGCCGGCGGCGGCCAGCCCTACCCCCCCTTCGACATGGACGTGCTGGATCCCCAGCTGCCCAAGCTCCGCGCGAAGGCCCTCTACCAGATCGACCACGACAAGCAGCTGCGCCGCTCCCATGAGAACCCCGCCATCGAGCACCTCTACCAGGAGTTCCTCGGCGAACCCAACGGGGAGAAGGCCCACGCGCTGCTCCACACCCACTACCACGCCCGGATGCCCAGGGGGATCAAGTGA
- the nuoE gene encoding NADH-quinone oxidoreductase subunit NuoE, which yields MSATVNTDNWPAIKAAAEAALPAKVVEFIASLKGQTHAESHLIAILHMVQAENGWLSPETMEAVAQLAQIPLAKVTGVATFYHYFRLQPRGKHMINVCLGTACYVKGADKISQRLMDNLGIAFGETTKDGMFSLESTRCLGTCGLAPVVMIDDQVHGPVTPGEVGLILEKYLKKDKVKA from the coding sequence GTGAGCGCCACCGTGAACACCGACAACTGGCCGGCCATCAAGGCTGCTGCCGAAGCCGCCCTGCCCGCGAAGGTCGTGGAATTCATCGCCAGCCTGAAGGGCCAGACCCACGCCGAAAGCCACCTCATCGCCATCCTGCACATGGTGCAGGCCGAGAACGGCTGGCTCAGCCCCGAGACGATGGAAGCCGTGGCCCAGCTGGCCCAGATCCCCCTGGCCAAGGTCACCGGGGTCGCGACCTTCTACCACTACTTCCGCCTCCAGCCGCGCGGCAAGCACATGATCAACGTCTGCCTCGGCACCGCCTGCTACGTGAAGGGCGCCGACAAGATCAGCCAGCGCCTCATGGACAACCTGGGCATCGCCTTCGGCGAGACCACGAAGGACGGCATGTTCAGCCTGGAGAGCACCCGCTGCCTGGGCACCTGCGGCCTGGCCCCCGTCGTGATGATCGACGACCAGGTCCACGGGCCCGTCACCCCCGGCGAGGTCGGCCTGATCCTCGAGAAGTACCTCAAGAAGGACAAGGTCAAGGCCTAG
- a CDS encoding DUF58 domain-containing protein yields MAPKGWQRFVSRLRRLPLRLRRVLRGGTEGLHVSKVKGAGLTFVENRPYVPGDDPRAINWPLTARTGEPIIKTFQSSRELIVWLVVDPSPSMFLGDPVSPIRWALEIAGAAQATTAAGKDRLGLLVPGDADTPALRLAPRRGRVAGLHLLEALAQRGPAIPTEASWQEALGHWGERGRGHRLWILSNGAGLQGLGPLIKPIAARHRVIWFRPEQPHYRHMPNWPDPGFPATVELQHWNIMEDPVTRLGTWLRTGGA; encoded by the coding sequence ATGGCCCCCAAGGGTTGGCAGCGGTTCGTGTCCCGGCTGCGGCGTCTGCCGCTGCGGCTCCGCCGTGTCCTGCGCGGGGGCACCGAGGGCCTGCACGTGTCCAAGGTGAAGGGCGCGGGCCTGACCTTCGTGGAGAACCGGCCCTACGTGCCCGGCGACGACCCCCGGGCCATCAACTGGCCCCTCACCGCCCGCACCGGCGAGCCCATCATCAAGACCTTCCAGTCGAGCCGCGAACTCATCGTGTGGCTCGTGGTGGATCCCTCCCCCAGCATGTTCCTCGGGGATCCGGTCAGCCCCATCCGCTGGGCCCTGGAGATCGCGGGCGCCGCCCAGGCCACCACCGCCGCCGGCAAGGACCGCCTGGGCCTCCTGGTGCCCGGGGACGCGGACACCCCCGCGCTCCGCCTCGCCCCGCGCCGGGGCCGGGTGGCCGGCCTCCACCTCCTGGAGGCCCTGGCCCAGCGCGGTCCCGCCATCCCCACCGAAGCCTCCTGGCAGGAGGCCCTGGGGCACTGGGGCGAGCGCGGCCGCGGCCACCGCCTGTGGATCCTCAGCAACGGCGCGGGCCTCCAGGGCCTCGGGCCCCTCATCAAGCCCATCGCGGCCCGCCACCGGGTGATCTGGTTCCGGCCCGAGCAGCCCCACTACCGCCACATGCCCAACTGGCCCGACCCCGGCTTCCCGGCCACGGTGGAGCTGCAGCACTGGAACATCATGGAGGATCCGGTGACGCGCCTGGGCACCTGGCTCCGCACGGGAGGGGCCTGA
- a CDS encoding NADH-ubiquinone oxidoreductase-F iron-sulfur binding region domain-containing protein, with translation MANQVAAFFEKLKARAHAALAESGDANRIKIQIGSATCEHAAGSLEALDEFQKHIQASGRDDIIIHQTGCTGRCSKEPIVGITMPGKMPVKYERVDRALVHKIFSSHIQKGEPLPEHALDGSLDNVAELEFIFCYGRRCTTGQTLKHAFDRKLKEAGLPEGRVKTSHVRCFGACSDETEGKCTHVLVNPDQVFYRIATEQDLDDMLEMHARKGEVVERLRAPEKPITQDFYQTYGDIHFFNHQNRIAMRNSGIVDPESLVEYVRHGGFQALATSLGKNDPQWVINEVLKARLRGRGGGGFLTGKKWQMAHDQEEKTRYLICNGDEGDPGAFMDRGMLESDPYNIVEGMIIAAFAIGAQHGFYYIRAEYPLAIKRIQKALDACREAGLLGKNIMESGWDFDLEIRLGAGAFVCGEETALIRSIEGKRGQPKVRPPYPVVRGLWGKPTCINNVETFANISAIINYGGEWFANQGTAESGGTKVFALAGNVKETGLVEVPLGTPLSKVVFNIGGGVKDDKALKAIQTGGPAGGFIPAAQADMEVDFGPLAKAGSIMGSGGMIVLSEDDCMVDLSKFYLSFTQEESCGKCTPCREGTTRMLEILEKITSGRAELGDLDKLERLARLCQQTALCGLGRAAPNPILSSLKGFRDEFVEHIVDKKCKAKKCVALIRYQIDPETCIGCTVCARNCPVECISGQRKTAHVIDQERCVKCGQCFEVCRFDAVERV, from the coding sequence ATGGCGAACCAGGTGGCGGCCTTCTTCGAAAAGCTGAAAGCACGTGCCCACGCGGCGCTTGCTGAAAGCGGCGACGCGAACCGCATCAAAATCCAGATCGGCTCGGCCACGTGCGAACACGCGGCCGGTTCCCTCGAGGCCCTGGACGAGTTCCAGAAGCACATCCAGGCCTCGGGACGGGACGACATCATCATCCACCAGACGGGATGCACGGGCCGCTGCAGCAAGGAGCCCATCGTCGGGATCACCATGCCCGGCAAGATGCCCGTCAAGTACGAGCGGGTGGACCGGGCCCTCGTCCACAAGATCTTCAGCAGCCACATCCAGAAGGGCGAACCCCTTCCGGAGCACGCGCTGGACGGATCCCTGGACAACGTCGCCGAGCTGGAGTTCATCTTCTGCTACGGCCGCCGCTGCACCACGGGCCAGACCCTGAAGCACGCCTTCGACCGCAAGCTCAAGGAAGCCGGCCTTCCCGAGGGCCGCGTGAAGACGAGCCACGTGCGCTGCTTCGGCGCCTGCAGCGACGAGACGGAAGGCAAGTGCACCCACGTCCTCGTCAACCCCGACCAGGTCTTCTACCGCATCGCCACCGAGCAGGACCTGGACGACATGCTCGAGATGCACGCCCGCAAGGGTGAGGTCGTGGAGCGCCTGCGCGCCCCCGAGAAGCCCATCACCCAGGACTTCTACCAGACCTACGGCGACATCCACTTCTTCAACCACCAGAACCGCATCGCGATGCGCAACAGCGGCATCGTGGATCCCGAGAGCCTCGTCGAGTACGTGCGCCACGGCGGGTTCCAGGCCCTGGCCACCTCCCTCGGCAAGAACGATCCCCAGTGGGTCATCAACGAGGTCCTGAAGGCCCGGCTCCGGGGCCGCGGCGGCGGCGGCTTCCTCACCGGCAAGAAGTGGCAGATGGCCCACGACCAGGAGGAGAAGACCCGCTACCTCATCTGCAACGGCGACGAGGGCGATCCGGGCGCGTTCATGGACCGCGGGATGCTCGAGTCCGACCCCTACAACATCGTCGAGGGCATGATCATCGCCGCCTTCGCGATCGGGGCCCAGCACGGCTTCTACTACATCCGCGCCGAATACCCCCTGGCCATCAAGCGCATCCAGAAGGCCCTGGACGCCTGCCGTGAGGCCGGCCTCCTCGGCAAGAACATCATGGAGTCCGGCTGGGACTTCGACCTGGAGATCCGCCTCGGCGCCGGCGCCTTCGTCTGCGGCGAGGAGACGGCCCTCATCCGCTCCATCGAGGGCAAGCGCGGCCAGCCCAAGGTCCGGCCCCCCTACCCCGTGGTCCGCGGCCTGTGGGGCAAGCCCACCTGCATCAACAACGTCGAGACCTTCGCCAACATCAGCGCCATCATCAACTATGGCGGCGAGTGGTTCGCCAACCAGGGCACGGCCGAATCCGGCGGCACCAAGGTGTTCGCCCTGGCCGGCAACGTCAAGGAGACCGGCCTGGTGGAAGTGCCCCTCGGCACCCCCCTCTCCAAGGTCGTGTTCAACATCGGCGGCGGCGTCAAGGACGACAAGGCCCTGAAGGCCATCCAGACCGGCGGCCCCGCCGGCGGCTTCATCCCCGCGGCCCAGGCCGACATGGAAGTGGACTTCGGCCCCCTGGCCAAGGCCGGCTCCATCATGGGCTCCGGCGGCATGATCGTCCTCAGCGAGGACGACTGCATGGTCGACCTCTCCAAGTTCTACCTCTCCTTCACCCAGGAGGAGTCCTGCGGCAAGTGCACCCCCTGCCGCGAGGGCACGACCCGCATGCTGGAGATCCTGGAGAAGATCACCTCCGGCCGCGCCGAGCTCGGCGACCTCGACAAGCTCGAGCGCCTCGCCAGGCTCTGCCAGCAGACCGCCCTCTGCGGGCTCGGCCGCGCCGCGCCGAACCCGATCCTCAGCAGCCTCAAGGGGTTCAGGGACGAGTTCGTCGAGCACATCGTGGACAAGAAGTGCAAGGCCAAGAAGTGCGTCGCCCTCATCCGCTACCAGATCGACCCCGAGACCTGCATCGGATGCACCGTCTGCGCCCGCAATTGCCCGGTGGAATGCATCTCCGGCCAGCGCAAGACCGCCCACGTCATCGACCAGGAGCGCTGCGTGAAGTGCGGCCAGTGCTTCGAAGTCTGCCGCTTCGACGCCGTCGAGCGCGTCTGA
- a CDS encoding VWA domain-containing protein, whose amino-acid sequence MTLEVRYPWLLLLLLPGIWLAVRTSYRWGIPSSRPSGRWARWASHTLPALIVSLLVVAAAVPERRLGVKGLAPVVDFAVVLDGSSSMKALDGGAQEDRWNAARRLLKLFIAGRPDDRFALVLFSAHPVTLCPLTADHVRLWTILERLELESRDDGTAIGSALMTAVRRLSDSPARSRVILLLTDGAQNRGRVDPDEAAREAKRNGIRIHTVAMGGATDALYPLDGGGFASLRVDTDPETLKAIAQATGGEAFRADDPAGLARSMAAIDRLEKTALPVDAPTEGRPLSRWFLLAAGLLALPLALDLGRKRGRPAPAWMAAP is encoded by the coding sequence ATGACCCTCGAGGTCCGCTACCCCTGGCTCCTCCTCCTGTTGCTGCCGGGGATCTGGCTGGCCGTCCGCACCAGCTACCGCTGGGGCATCCCCAGCTCCCGCCCCTCCGGCAGGTGGGCCCGCTGGGCCTCCCATACCCTGCCCGCCCTCATCGTCTCCCTGCTCGTTGTGGCGGCCGCCGTGCCCGAGCGGCGCCTGGGCGTGAAGGGCCTTGCCCCCGTGGTGGATTTCGCGGTGGTCCTGGACGGCTCCAGTTCCATGAAGGCCCTGGACGGCGGCGCCCAGGAGGACCGCTGGAACGCCGCCCGGCGCCTGCTCAAGCTCTTCATCGCGGGGCGTCCCGACGACCGCTTCGCCCTCGTGCTCTTCAGCGCCCACCCCGTCACCCTGTGCCCCCTCACCGCCGACCACGTGCGGCTCTGGACCATCCTGGAGCGCCTGGAGCTGGAGAGCCGGGACGACGGCACCGCCATCGGCAGCGCCCTCATGACCGCGGTCCGCCGCCTTTCGGACAGCCCGGCCCGCAGCCGGGTCATCCTCCTCCTCACGGACGGCGCCCAGAACCGGGGCCGGGTGGACCCGGACGAGGCCGCCCGGGAGGCCAAGCGCAACGGCATCCGCATCCACACCGTCGCCATGGGCGGCGCCACCGACGCCCTCTACCCCCTGGACGGGGGCGGCTTCGCCAGCCTGCGGGTGGACACGGACCCGGAGACCCTCAAGGCCATCGCCCAGGCCACGGGCGGCGAGGCCTTCCGGGCCGATGACCCCGCGGGCCTCGCCCGGAGCATGGCCGCCATCGACCGCCTGGAAAAGACGGCGCTCCCGGTGGACGCCCCCACGGAGGGCCGGCCCCTGTCCCGCTGGTTCCTCCTGGCCGCGGGCCTTCTGGCCCTCCCCCTGGCGCTGGACCTGGGCCGCAAGCGCGGCCGGCCCGCGCCGGCCTGGATGGCGGCCCCATGA
- a CDS encoding DUF4139 domain-containing protein, translating into MRLLALATLPCVLAAGGGETVTTRKDRQALAVTIYNDNLALVKDQREVRLPKGDLDLAFAEVSAQIRPETALLRNLTEAKDFWINEQNFDFDLLTPAKLLEKYVGRRVTVVSQRPNPDGAGAREAREEAEVLATNNGVVLKFADRIETSVPGRIVFPGVPETLRARPTLVLNLHSPRERAQGLELSYLTGGLSWRADYVANLAPDEKTLDLSGWVTLTNQSGADYPDATLQLVAGDVHRAPVQARADMSMRFAAAPAAKAPAMAEESLFEYHLYTLDRPTTLKENQTKQVALLTAQGVPVRKEYVLRGDSYWFTSRREDVADRLKVAVFMEFENREAARMGMPLPKGVVRVYKRDSQGRPQFVGEDTIDHTPRNETIRLKLGDAFDVTATRRQTDFKSLGAQGAAKRVFEAAFQVDLKNAKKEAVAVNVLESLPGDWEIVTTSHEYKKENSGLARFCVTVPAEGSATLVYRARMRW; encoded by the coding sequence ATGCGCCTCCTCGCCCTGGCCACCCTGCCCTGCGTCCTCGCCGCCGGGGGCGGCGAGACCGTCACGACCCGGAAGGACCGCCAGGCCCTGGCCGTGACCATCTACAACGACAACCTGGCCCTGGTGAAGGACCAGCGCGAGGTCCGGCTCCCCAAGGGCGACCTGGACCTGGCCTTCGCCGAGGTGTCGGCCCAGATCCGGCCCGAGACGGCCCTCCTCCGGAACCTCACCGAAGCCAAGGATTTCTGGATCAACGAGCAGAACTTCGACTTCGACCTGCTGACCCCGGCCAAGCTCCTGGAGAAGTACGTGGGCCGTCGCGTCACCGTCGTCTCCCAGCGTCCCAACCCGGACGGCGCCGGCGCCCGCGAGGCCCGGGAGGAGGCCGAGGTGCTGGCCACCAACAACGGGGTCGTCCTCAAGTTCGCCGACCGCATCGAGACTTCCGTCCCCGGGCGCATCGTCTTCCCCGGCGTCCCCGAGACCCTGCGGGCCCGGCCCACCCTGGTCCTGAACCTGCACTCGCCCCGGGAGCGGGCCCAGGGCCTGGAGCTGAGCTACCTGACGGGCGGCCTTTCCTGGCGGGCCGACTACGTGGCCAACCTGGCCCCGGACGAGAAGACGCTGGACCTGAGCGGCTGGGTGACCCTCACCAACCAGAGCGGCGCCGACTATCCGGACGCGACCCTGCAGCTGGTGGCCGGGGACGTCCACCGGGCACCCGTCCAGGCGCGCGCCGACATGTCCATGCGCTTTGCCGCCGCCCCGGCCGCGAAGGCGCCGGCCATGGCCGAGGAGAGCCTCTTCGAATACCACCTTTACACCTTGGACCGTCCCACCACCCTGAAGGAGAACCAGACCAAGCAGGTCGCCCTCCTCACCGCCCAGGGGGTGCCCGTGCGCAAGGAGTACGTCCTGCGGGGGGATTCGTACTGGTTCACCTCCCGGCGGGAGGACGTGGCCGATCGGCTCAAGGTGGCGGTCTTCATGGAGTTCGAGAACCGGGAGGCGGCCCGCATGGGCATGCCCCTGCCCAAGGGCGTCGTGCGCGTCTACAAGCGGGACAGCCAGGGCCGGCCCCAGTTCGTGGGCGAGGACACGATCGACCATACGCCCCGCAACGAGACGATCCGCCTCAAGCTGGGCGATGCCTTCGATGTGACGGCCACCCGCCGGCAGACCGACTTCAAGTCCCTGGGCGCCCAGGGCGCCGCCAAGCGGGTCTTCGAGGCGGCCTTCCAGGTGGACCTGAAGAACGCCAAGAAGGAGGCGGTCGCGGTGAACGTGCTGGAGAGCCTGCCCGGGGATTGGGAAATCGTTACGACCAGCCACGAGTACAAGAAAGAGAACAGCGGCCTTGCCCGCTTCTGCGTGACGGTTCCCGCCGAGGGCTCGGCCACCCTTGTGTACCGGGCGCGCATGCGCTGGTAA